Proteins found in one Anabas testudineus chromosome 1, fAnaTes1.2, whole genome shotgun sequence genomic segment:
- the LOC113161353 gene encoding leiomodin-2-like — protein sequence MPSRRTAPSNLIPPSPSPPLPPPPPPPPPRPPLRSRRKSKSPSSRSNHAASKRALDLDKIEATSDPEDARPTRRGSRDLRGFKDSELDRKWEGVASELRSRGSRMRSAVYQTSDLPSMIKAKRHLEPREGKEQIDRSKLKATFV from the coding sequence ATGCCCAGCAGAAGAACAGCACCTTCCAAcctcatccctccctctccatctcctcctctgcctccacctccacctccacctccaccccgGCCTCCCCTTCGCTCACGTCGCAAATCCAAGTCACCTTCATCCCGCTCCAACCACGCAGCCTCCAAACGAGCCTTGGATCTGGACAAAATTGAGGCCACCTCTGACCCGGAAGACGCCAGGCCGACCCGCAGAGGATCCAGAGATCTCAGAGGATTCAAAGACTCCGAGTTGGACAGGAAGTGGGAGGGTGTGGCCTCGGAGCTGCGTTCCCGTGGCAGCAGGATGAGATCGGCTGTGTACCAGACTTCAGACCTGCCCTCTATGATCAAAGCCAAGAGACATTTGGAGCCGAGAGAGGGCAAAGAGCAGATAGACCGGAGTAAATTGAAAGCAACATTTGTCTGA